Proteins encoded in a region of the Mariprofundus ferrinatatus genome:
- a CDS encoding peroxiredoxin family protein has protein sequence MKYRTLVVLLILGLISTTIWIGLPQAPAAVRISDAGSGFRLPDLEGTMQGLPEGEVTLLNFWATWCPPCRDEIPSMVALHDKYAARGLKVVAVSVDQNRTHLQSFVREHGMQFQVLHDADRLVSNSYGVTGWPQSFLIDKHGKVRYHLLGAVDWMSQPLVKTIEGMLAEPAGITYGSTGGERENNG, from the coding sequence GTGAAGTATCGTACGCTGGTGGTGTTGCTGATTCTTGGCCTGATCAGCACAACAATCTGGATTGGCCTGCCTCAGGCGCCTGCCGCAGTGCGTATCAGTGATGCTGGCTCGGGTTTCAGGCTGCCCGACCTTGAGGGAACCATGCAGGGGCTGCCAGAAGGAGAGGTTACGCTGCTCAACTTTTGGGCGACCTGGTGTCCGCCATGCCGTGATGAGATTCCTTCCATGGTGGCGCTGCACGATAAGTATGCAGCACGGGGACTGAAGGTGGTCGCCGTATCTGTCGATCAGAACCGTACTCATCTGCAAAGCTTTGTGCGCGAACACGGGATGCAGTTTCAGGTTCTTCATGATGCCGACAGGCTGGTTTCGAACAGCTACGGTGTCACAGGCTGGCCACAATCATTCCTGATCGATAAACATGGCAAGGTTCGCTACCATCTGCTCGGTGCGGTGGACTGGATGTCGCAACCGCTAGTGAAAACCATTGAGGGTATGCTGGCCGAACCGGCTGGCATAACGTACGGGAGCACCGGTGGAGAGCGGGAAAATAACGGCTGA
- a CDS encoding DegQ family serine endoprotease: MHYFKSLIPMFLVAVVWAMPAHAIPESFADLAAEQADAVVNISTTQHVVQRGQQGLPPGFGFPPGSPFEDFFQDFLRNMPQQQQEKHSLGTGFVISADGYVVTNNHVVDGADEVVVKFNDGSELEAKIIGTDPKLDVALLKVKGKKLKTVNVGNSDGLRVGDWVVAIGNPFGLGQTVTAGIVSAKGRVIGSGPYDDFIQTDAAINPGNSGGPLFNIKGEVVGINTAIYSRSGGNNGIGFAIPMNLARPVLDELKEKGHVTRARLGVHITDVNKETMQALGLKNREGALVPQVEAGSAADKAGIRAGDVIVSIDGEAIHKAHDLPIRVARHAPGDKVKLGIIRDGKLINLTATVEAMPDEQVASNGQQKQENSKVRLGVVAENLTPDLGARLRTRVKKGVVVQQVQQGMPAANAGIQRGDVIYRINGKDVNDMQAFAKLADTFKHGEVLRVMMDRNGDQVFALVKLPKKSGD; the protein is encoded by the coding sequence TTGCACTATTTCAAATCACTGATTCCAATGTTTCTTGTTGCTGTTGTATGGGCCATGCCCGCCCACGCTATTCCGGAGAGTTTCGCAGATCTTGCCGCCGAACAGGCAGATGCGGTTGTTAATATCAGCACCACGCAGCATGTTGTTCAGCGTGGCCAGCAGGGCCTTCCTCCGGGTTTCGGATTTCCTCCGGGCTCCCCTTTTGAGGACTTCTTCCAGGATTTCCTGCGCAATATGCCGCAGCAACAGCAGGAGAAACATTCACTCGGTACCGGTTTCGTTATCTCAGCGGACGGCTATGTGGTGACCAACAACCATGTGGTGGATGGCGCCGATGAAGTGGTTGTGAAGTTTAACGATGGTAGCGAACTGGAAGCCAAGATTATCGGCACGGATCCGAAACTGGATGTTGCACTGCTGAAGGTGAAGGGCAAGAAGCTGAAAACAGTCAATGTGGGCAACTCTGACGGGTTGCGCGTTGGCGACTGGGTGGTGGCAATCGGCAACCCCTTCGGCCTCGGTCAGACTGTGACTGCAGGTATCGTATCAGCCAAAGGACGTGTGATCGGTTCAGGCCCCTATGACGATTTCATCCAGACCGATGCTGCCATTAATCCGGGAAATTCCGGTGGTCCGCTGTTTAATATTAAAGGTGAAGTGGTGGGCATCAATACCGCCATCTACTCCCGTAGTGGCGGCAATAACGGTATCGGCTTTGCCATTCCGATGAATCTGGCACGCCCTGTTCTCGATGAATTGAAGGAGAAGGGGCATGTGACACGTGCACGTCTCGGCGTTCACATCACCGACGTGAACAAGGAGACGATGCAGGCGCTTGGTCTGAAAAACCGCGAGGGTGCCCTGGTGCCGCAGGTCGAAGCTGGCTCGGCGGCTGACAAGGCAGGCATCCGTGCCGGTGATGTGATCGTATCAATCGATGGTGAAGCGATCCACAAGGCACACGACCTTCCAATTCGTGTGGCCCGCCATGCTCCGGGCGACAAGGTGAAGCTCGGCATCATCCGCGACGGCAAGCTCATCAACCTGACAGCAACAGTTGAGGCGATGCCGGATGAGCAGGTCGCCAGCAATGGACAGCAGAAACAGGAAAACTCAAAGGTGCGTCTCGGCGTAGTGGCCGAGAACCTGACGCCTGATCTGGGAGCCCGGTTGCGTACACGCGTGAAGAAGGGTGTTGTGGTTCAGCAGGTCCAGCAGGGTATGCCGGCAGCCAATGCAGGCATTCAGCGTGGCGATGTGATCTATCGCATCAACGGCAAGGATGTGAATGACATGCAGGCTTTTGCCAAACTCGCTGATACATTCAAACATGGTGAAGTGTTGCGCGTGATGATGGATCGAAATGGCGATCAGGTCTTCGCGCTGGTCAAGCTGCCGAAGAAAAGCGGTGATTGA
- a CDS encoding glutaredoxin family protein has protein sequence MTRQDCCLCDDAKEVLEAVAAEGLCSWETVDVDRDKALLVRFGLDVPVLMLDDAPVFKHRVTGAELKAVLAGVN, from the coding sequence ATGACGCGGCAAGATTGCTGCCTCTGCGATGATGCCAAAGAGGTGCTCGAAGCGGTTGCGGCTGAAGGGCTCTGTAGCTGGGAGACGGTCGATGTGGACCGCGACAAAGCGCTGCTGGTTCGTTTCGGGCTCGATGTTCCGGTATTGATGCTGGATGATGCACCTGTATTCAAACACCGGGTTACGGGCGCAGAGCTGAAAGCTGTACTGGCGGGAGTGAACTGA
- a CDS encoding acylphosphatase, producing MAEHPVAETCLLARISGRVQGVCFRHYTQVEANRLGLRGWVRNVAEGGVEVCFAGPEVQITMMKRWLQQGPSYASVEHVAYSEATLPESCNSFSIRY from the coding sequence GTGGCCGAACACCCTGTAGCTGAAACCTGCCTTCTCGCAAGGATTTCCGGCCGCGTGCAGGGGGTCTGCTTCCGCCACTATACACAAGTTGAGGCAAACCGCCTGGGGCTGCGCGGCTGGGTAAGAAATGTGGCCGAAGGAGGGGTGGAGGTCTGTTTCGCCGGCCCCGAAGTGCAAATAACCATGATGAAACGGTGGCTGCAACAGGGACCATCCTATGCCAGTGTTGAGCACGTGGCGTATTCAGAGGCCACACTGCCGGAGAGCTGCAACAGCTTCTCCATTCGATACTAA
- the ligA gene encoding NAD-dependent DNA ligase LigA codes for MTAESESLRQRITYLRNEIREHNYRYYTLDAPLISDSEYDQLLRELERLEAELGEPVPEDSPTRIVGAPPSETFKSRQHGEPLLSLANAFSADEVSAFVRRAEEGVGTSDLSFIAEPKVDGLAVNLRYEQGLLTIASTRGDGVSGEDVTANVRTISDIPWRLKRDELSELPEILEVRGEVYMSKAAFADLNEQRDAEGETPFANPRNAAAGSLRQLDARITAQRKLGFFAYGVGVGGRKLADSQSGLLARLQHFGFATQKTEQADGVEALLQCYRKLLEMRSGLAYEIDGVVYKVDSFALQERLGAVARSPRWAIAHKFPAEEVTTTVREIIWQVGRTGVITPVAEMEPVAVGGVIVSRATLHNIDELKRKGVYAGASVIVRRAGDVIPEVVRTIDGDTGAEMPQPPEACPVCGATVYQIGGEVAIRCSGGLSCSAQLKERLRHFVSRGAMDIEGMGDKLVARLVDEGVMTSVADIYEFDYGQLTGWQGMGEKKICNLRSAIDASRKRPLARMLHALGIRHVGSATGAALASHFGDLDSVMAADEESLLAVPDVGPEVAASILSFFAEEHNRDVIHRLLAAGVEPKVSQPAATGHPLAGKTVVLTGSFESVNRRAAQEQLRSLGVRPAGSVSKNTDLVIAGDKAGSKLAKARELGVEIAGEAELIEWLKWQQG; via the coding sequence ATAACGGCTGAATCAGAAAGTTTGCGCCAGCGCATCACCTACCTTCGGAATGAAATTCGGGAACACAATTATCGCTATTATACACTCGACGCACCACTGATCAGTGACAGCGAGTACGACCAGCTGCTGCGCGAGCTGGAGCGGCTGGAGGCGGAGCTTGGCGAGCCGGTTCCGGAAGACTCTCCGACGCGCATCGTCGGCGCTCCGCCATCTGAAACATTCAAATCCCGCCAGCATGGCGAACCCCTGCTTTCGCTGGCCAATGCTTTTAGTGCAGATGAGGTCTCAGCCTTCGTAAGGCGTGCGGAAGAGGGGGTCGGCACCAGTGACCTCTCATTCATTGCTGAACCGAAGGTGGATGGGCTGGCCGTCAATCTCCGCTATGAACAGGGTCTCTTGACCATTGCCTCCACGCGTGGTGATGGTGTCAGTGGCGAGGATGTGACAGCCAATGTGCGCACGATCAGTGATATTCCCTGGCGCCTGAAGAGGGATGAGCTCTCAGAGCTTCCTGAAATCCTTGAGGTGCGCGGCGAAGTCTATATGTCCAAAGCCGCCTTTGCAGACCTCAACGAGCAGCGTGATGCCGAAGGCGAGACGCCGTTTGCCAATCCTCGCAATGCCGCTGCGGGTTCACTCAGGCAGCTCGATGCCCGCATCACGGCGCAGCGCAAGCTCGGTTTTTTTGCTTACGGGGTAGGAGTTGGCGGCAGGAAGCTTGCCGATAGCCAGTCCGGCCTGCTGGCCAGGTTGCAGCATTTCGGATTTGCCACCCAGAAAACGGAGCAGGCAGACGGTGTCGAGGCACTGCTTCAATGCTATCGGAAGCTGCTTGAGATGCGATCCGGTCTTGCCTATGAGATTGATGGCGTGGTTTACAAGGTTGATAGCTTTGCCCTGCAGGAGCGACTCGGTGCCGTGGCGCGTTCACCGCGCTGGGCAATAGCCCACAAGTTTCCGGCCGAAGAGGTGACGACTACCGTTCGCGAGATTATCTGGCAGGTGGGGCGCACCGGTGTGATTACGCCGGTCGCGGAGATGGAGCCGGTGGCAGTTGGCGGAGTGATCGTGTCACGGGCGACGCTGCACAATATTGATGAATTGAAGCGCAAAGGTGTTTATGCCGGCGCGAGCGTGATCGTACGCCGGGCAGGGGATGTGATCCCTGAGGTGGTACGAACGATTGATGGTGATACAGGTGCAGAGATGCCGCAGCCTCCCGAGGCTTGTCCGGTATGCGGTGCTACCGTGTATCAGATCGGGGGCGAGGTGGCGATTCGCTGTAGTGGTGGCCTCTCATGTTCAGCTCAACTCAAAGAGCGTTTGCGCCATTTTGTTTCTCGCGGGGCAATGGATATCGAGGGGATGGGAGACAAACTGGTAGCCCGCCTTGTCGACGAGGGGGTGATGACCAGCGTTGCCGATATCTACGAGTTTGATTACGGGCAGCTTACCGGCTGGCAGGGAATGGGTGAGAAGAAGATCTGCAATCTCAGGTCAGCAATTGATGCGAGCAGGAAGCGACCGCTGGCCCGTATGCTGCATGCGCTCGGAATCCGCCATGTTGGATCTGCAACGGGCGCAGCGCTGGCTTCCCACTTCGGGGACCTCGATAGTGTGATGGCAGCCGACGAGGAGTCACTGCTGGCGGTGCCGGATGTGGGGCCAGAGGTGGCTGCCAGCATTCTCAGTTTCTTTGCCGAGGAGCATAACCGTGATGTGATCCACAGGCTGCTTGCGGCCGGTGTAGAGCCGAAGGTATCGCAACCGGCGGCAACAGGTCACCCGCTGGCAGGAAAAACCGTGGTGCTGACAGGCAGTTTTGAGTCGGTGAACCGGCGAGCTGCGCAAGAGCAGCTGCGCAGCCTTGGTGTCAGGCCGGCTGGCTCGGTATCGAAAAATACGGATCTGGTGATTGCCGGAGACAAGGCTGGATCCAAGCTTGCCAAGGCGCGGGAGCTGGGGGTGGAGATTGCCGGAGAAGCAGAGTTGATCGAATGGTTAAAGTGGCAACAGGGTTGA
- the hemH gene encoding ferrochelatase, producing the protein MSFSAKENFDHEQERATGILLTNLGTPDAPTRAALQDYLAEFLWDPRVVEQPRWLWWLILNAIILNTRPAKSAALYEKVWTDEGSPLLATGKRQREKLEAALQERGIGAVHVELAMRYGNPSIRKGLEALREKNCDRMIVLPLYPQYSATTTGSTFDAVAKVLKEWRRVPRLTFIDAYHDQPLYIEALAASIRDHWKENGKAERLLLSFHGIPESYFENGDPYPCHCRKTARLVREALGLDETQLQLAFQSRFGKEPWVQPYTDETLEKWGKEGVESVDVICPGFAADCLETLEEIAMENREVFLGAGGKRYSYIPALNDSDAHVQALTQVVLKES; encoded by the coding sequence ATGTCATTCAGCGCTAAAGAGAATTTCGACCACGAGCAGGAGCGTGCTACCGGCATCCTGCTAACCAATCTCGGCACCCCCGATGCACCGACCAGGGCGGCGCTGCAGGACTATCTTGCTGAATTCCTCTGGGATCCCCGTGTGGTCGAGCAGCCACGCTGGCTCTGGTGGCTGATTCTCAACGCCATCATCCTCAATACCCGCCCCGCCAAATCGGCTGCGCTCTATGAAAAGGTATGGACAGATGAAGGCTCGCCGCTGCTGGCCACCGGCAAACGCCAACGAGAGAAGCTGGAAGCTGCGCTGCAGGAGAGGGGTATCGGCGCCGTGCATGTGGAGCTGGCCATGCGTTACGGCAATCCCTCTATCCGCAAAGGGCTTGAAGCGCTGCGGGAGAAAAACTGCGACCGCATGATTGTGCTGCCGCTCTACCCGCAATACTCAGCCACCACCACCGGCTCAACCTTCGATGCCGTTGCCAAGGTGCTGAAGGAGTGGCGTCGCGTGCCACGGCTTACCTTTATCGATGCCTACCACGACCAGCCTCTCTATATCGAAGCGCTTGCAGCAAGCATCCGAGATCACTGGAAGGAGAACGGTAAAGCTGAACGGCTGCTGCTCTCATTCCACGGTATCCCGGAATCCTATTTTGAAAACGGCGACCCCTACCCGTGCCACTGCCGCAAAACAGCCCGCCTGGTCAGGGAGGCGCTCGGGCTCGACGAGACCCAGCTGCAACTCGCATTCCAGTCCCGTTTCGGCAAAGAGCCCTGGGTACAGCCCTATACAGATGAGACCCTCGAAAAATGGGGCAAAGAGGGGGTGGAGTCGGTCGATGTGATCTGCCCGGGCTTTGCCGCTGATTGCCTCGAAACCCTTGAAGAGATCGCCATGGAGAACCGTGAAGTCTTCCTCGGAGCTGGCGGCAAAAGGTACAGCTATATCCCTGCCCTCAACGACTCTGATGCCCATGTCCAGGCTCTTACCCAGGTGGTACTGAAAGAATCCTAA
- a CDS encoding SoxR reducing system RseC family protein codes for MEQQATVIETDGINATVRGSRASACGGCAGKASCSTMGSWRERLIELQVKNSIGAKAGDEVLLEVPDGLLLKVAFRIYAIPMLMFVVAGGVVSSLATAMHWPAPELLAAVTALLCVPITYLFLLRRKRGSEASLDVRMLRIVGRGEKLIPILPVSASE; via the coding sequence TTGGAGCAGCAGGCTACAGTAATCGAAACCGATGGCATCAACGCTACCGTGCGCGGCAGTCGTGCTTCCGCCTGTGGTGGCTGTGCGGGCAAGGCGTCCTGTTCAACGATGGGGTCATGGAGAGAACGGTTGATCGAGCTGCAGGTAAAGAACTCGATCGGGGCAAAGGCGGGCGATGAGGTGCTGCTGGAGGTTCCTGACGGACTGCTGTTGAAAGTGGCATTCCGGATCTACGCCATACCGATGCTGATGTTTGTTGTAGCTGGTGGTGTGGTGTCATCGCTGGCAACAGCGATGCATTGGCCGGCACCCGAGCTGCTGGCGGCAGTGACCGCTCTGCTCTGCGTGCCGATCACCTACCTGTTTCTGCTGCGCCGTAAAAGAGGCAGCGAGGCATCGCTGGATGTGCGTATGTTGCGTATCGTAGGCAGGGGTGAGAAGCTGATTCCAATCCTGCCCGTTTCAGCATCTGAATAG
- the nadB gene encoding L-aspartate oxidase — MGSSKKRLQADYLIIGSGAAGLLAARRLAEHGKVILVNKGSFRDSNTWNAQGGIAGVLSSSDSVASHVQDTLKAGAGLCHPEVVQAIVARGREIIDELIAIGTCFDRKDGELHLTQEGGHSSRRVAHAQDATGRAIGEALLSKVAPHPNILRLEQHTAIDLITTLRIGHGTDTGNRCLGAYILAPEGHVVTVEAAHTVLATGGAGKVYLYTSNPHAATGDGIAMAWRAGCPVMNLEFIQFHPTCLFHRQGSNMLLSEALRGEGAHLVDSEGRRFMFDYDAQGELAPRDIVARAIDHEIKKQGADCMYLDARPIGRDQLLAHFPNIHERLLKLGMDITTQPIPVVPAAHYICGGIKAEINGRTAIDALYAIGETACTGLHGANRLASNSLLECLVMAECCASDIITSEVPDAPPIPTWDDTGIVPETERIQIKQNWDEIRATMSHYVGIVRSDERLRRAKRRLHVIREEIASYYWKHPVSQDLLELRNIELIAELIIASALQRHESRGLHYSTDHTGTDPEARDTILWPNTL; from the coding sequence ATGGGAAGTTCGAAAAAACGCCTGCAAGCGGACTATCTGATTATCGGCAGTGGTGCCGCCGGCCTTCTGGCTGCGCGCAGGCTTGCCGAACATGGCAAGGTCATTTTGGTCAACAAGGGCAGCTTCCGGGACTCCAATACCTGGAACGCCCAGGGCGGCATTGCCGGCGTACTCTCCAGCAGCGACTCCGTCGCATCGCATGTTCAGGACACGCTGAAGGCAGGCGCAGGGCTCTGCCATCCGGAAGTGGTACAGGCCATTGTTGCGCGGGGGCGCGAAATCATTGATGAGCTGATCGCCATCGGCACCTGTTTCGACCGTAAAGATGGAGAGCTGCACCTGACTCAGGAGGGTGGGCACAGCAGTCGCAGGGTTGCACATGCGCAGGATGCAACCGGTCGCGCGATTGGAGAGGCGCTGCTTTCAAAGGTGGCGCCGCACCCCAACATCCTCAGGCTTGAGCAACATACCGCGATCGACCTTATCACCACGCTTCGCATCGGCCACGGCACCGACACCGGCAACCGCTGTCTCGGAGCCTATATCCTGGCCCCCGAGGGACACGTTGTGACTGTGGAGGCCGCGCATACGGTGCTTGCCACCGGAGGTGCCGGCAAGGTTTACCTCTACACCTCCAATCCGCATGCAGCCACAGGCGACGGTATCGCCATGGCATGGCGCGCCGGATGCCCAGTCATGAACCTCGAATTCATTCAGTTTCACCCCACCTGCCTCTTTCACCGTCAGGGATCCAACATGCTGCTATCCGAGGCCTTGCGCGGCGAGGGAGCACACCTTGTCGACAGCGAAGGGCGGCGTTTCATGTTTGATTATGATGCGCAGGGCGAACTTGCACCCCGTGATATTGTCGCACGCGCTATCGACCATGAGATCAAGAAACAGGGTGCCGACTGCATGTATCTCGATGCGCGCCCTATCGGACGCGATCAGCTGCTCGCTCACTTCCCCAACATTCACGAACGGCTCCTGAAGCTGGGCATGGACATCACCACACAGCCGATTCCGGTCGTACCTGCCGCCCACTATATCTGTGGCGGCATCAAGGCGGAGATTAACGGCCGCACCGCGATCGATGCCCTCTATGCCATCGGGGAGACAGCCTGCACCGGCCTGCACGGCGCCAACCGGCTGGCCAGCAACTCGCTGCTGGAGTGCCTTGTGATGGCGGAGTGCTGCGCCAGCGACATTATCACTTCCGAGGTGCCCGATGCGCCGCCCATTCCGACATGGGATGATACCGGCATCGTGCCAGAGACTGAGCGTATCCAGATCAAGCAGAACTGGGACGAGATTCGGGCGACAATGTCCCATTACGTCGGCATTGTACGATCCGATGAACGGCTGCGGCGCGCCAAGCGGCGACTGCATGTCATTCGTGAAGAGATTGCCAGCTACTACTGGAAACATCCCGTCAGTCAGGATCTGCTGGAGTTACGTAACATCGAATTGATCGCAGAACTGATCATTGCCAGCGCCCTGCAGCGGCATGAATCCCGCGGCCTGCACTACTCCACAGATCATACCGGGACCGACCCCGAAGCCAGGGACACGATTCTGTGGCCGAACACCCTGTAG